CGTCTCGGTAGCAGTAATATCTATTTCACTCTCTCCGCTACCGCCTTCACCCAACCATAAAACCTCGCCTTTGGAGGCACTGATATTATTGTGTCCAAATGTTCCTGTACCCTCAAGAACATAGATGAATCCATTGTAACTACCAGGTAAATCCTGTGTTACAGTATGCCCTGGTTCAATGAGCATCTCTACCATAGTAATCGGAATAAAATTTAGAGTTGGAGCTTTAACGCCTCTGGAAGAGCCGGAAAAAACTTTAATGGTTGCCCCTTCTTCTTGTCGTACAGGCATGTCTTCTCTTTTTAAATTCTGATACCGCGGCTTTGTCATTTTGTGTGCTTTCGGCAGATTGACCCATAGTTGGAGCGAATGTGCTGTGATTCCTTCTGATGGCACCTCGTTATGTTCAACTCCGCTTCCAGCAGTCATCCACTGCACATCCCCAGGTCCAATCACGCCGCCTTCCCCACTATGGGTGTCGTAATGTTCAATCTGTCCGGAGATTACATACGTAACTGTCTCCATTCCGCGGTGCGGATGAACATCGAAGGAGCCCTTCTGAAACTTATCCTCCATCATTAGTAGAAATGGATCGTTCTTCGCCCAATTTCCCGGTTCAAGTACCGGTCCGGCAGCATGAATAGGACTGACCCGACTCAGTGTGACTTCTCGGACTTCGCTAATCTCCCGTTTAACCGCATTCGTATGATGCATAGCTGTTC
This window of the Paenibacillus sp. FSL R10-2734 genome carries:
- a CDS encoding pirin family protein; the encoded protein is MHHTNAVKREISEVREVTLSRVSPIHAAGPVLEPGNWAKNDPFLLMMEDKFQKGSFDVHPHRGMETVTYVISGQIEHYDTHSGEGGVIGPGDVQWMTAGSGVEHNEVPSEGITAHSLQLWVNLPKAHKMTKPRYQNLKREDMPVRQEEGATIKVFSGSSRGVKAPTLNFIPITMVEMLIEPGHTVTQDLPGSYNGFIYVLEGTGTFGHNNISASKGEVLWLGEGGSGESEIDITATETLRILLYAGEPIHEPVVARGPFVMNTEREITEAFSEYRQGTFLK